In Pseudomonas sp. LRP2-20, the genomic window AGCGGTTGAGCAGCTTGGCTTGGGCTCCGGCAGGCAGGTCGGTGATGCTGATCACCCCCTTGGTGGTCAGCACCTCGATCAGGTCTTCGAGCACGCGAATCATGTCCAGGTCGCTCTGCTTGAGTTGCTTGAGGCTGTTTTCGACGACATCGTCGGCGAACCATTCCTGGATCTCCGCATGGTCGGCGGGCAGCATTTCCGTGTACTCGGCGTAGGGCGCGGCTTCTACCCGCGCCAACTGCCCCTCGTCGTCGCGTTGCACATAGAACATGGCGTCCATCCTCGTCACGTTGAATCCTCAAGGGTCGGCTCTGGCGCAGCATAGGCAACTTTGCCCAGCTGCGCCTGCCCGTCAGCTGTTGTTGTTGTCGATCTTGATGGTCGGGTCGGCGCCGCTGATCAACGAGTTGATCGAGGTGTGCGACCAGTCCACTCCCTCCAGCTTGATGCTGACATCGGCGTTGGCCAGGCCGCCGGCAGCGTTGAGCTTGCCCTCGGTACTGATCTGCAGGGTCGATTCGCCACCCACGGTGGTGATCTTCAGGTAGTTGTCGATGGTCGTGCCGCGTTCACCTTGCAGCAGGTCGGTCAGGTCGAGGCGATCGCCTTCGCTCAGCTTGAAGTCCTTGATCACGTCCTGGCCGATGTCGCCGGCTTTCCACACGAAGGTATCGGCGCCAGCGCCACCGCTGAGGATGTCGTTGCCCTTGCCGCCGATCAGGGTGTCGTTGCCAGCCCCGCCAAACAGCAGGTCGTTGCCTTCGCCACCGAGCAAGGTGTCGTTGCCGGTGCCGCCGAGCAGGATGTCATTGCCCTTGCCACCGTCGATGTAGTCGTTGCCCCCCTGGCCAAAGATGATGTCGTTGCCGCCCCCGCCCATCAGGGTGTCGGCGCCGTCGTTGGTGCGCGACAGGTCGAAGTCGGTGTAATGCTCGGAGATGTACTGGTGCATCACCTTGGCATCCACCAGGCTCGCGTCCACGCCCAGCTTGGTCGCGACGAAGGCCTGCACGGCTTCGATGCCGCTACCGGGTATCGAGTCGAAGCTCACCAGGTCGCCGAAGATGATGTCGTGGCCA contains:
- a CDS encoding tryptophan synthase subunit beta, with the translated sequence MFYVQRDDEGQLARVEAAPYAEYTEMLPADHAEIQEWFADDVVENSLKQLKQSDLDMIRVLEDLIEVLTTKGVISITDLPAGAQAKLLNRSTARKALGSLNNLIEDDEAGGLI